The following proteins are encoded in a genomic region of Oreochromis aureus strain Israel breed Guangdong linkage group 8, ZZ_aureus, whole genome shotgun sequence:
- the cdc42ep4b gene encoding cdc42 effector protein 4 gives MPILKQLVSNSNQSKRRSRADLTAEMISAPLGDFRHTMHVGRGGDAFGDTSFLSTRSGEPPREPDKKQGSPSSKPGLLSRTFRNSKRSQSVNRADKCEYNAMAPSAGSSQFVKTAISLPYLNDEGTNRGIQLPKSVSSSPMKKVNEIESKPLNGAAAMAALDPELEERDFGEPTDLPPSMPKGGGMKHAESIMSFHIDLGPSMLGDILSVMEKKGWEEDDLGYEEGKGSEGHASPSLIPHIDDDDAEERAPARPPRSMYQQKAMVDPYTPELQTKNNHHNMDSCSVSSSGSEEKPIYRLHDGDTDSAKYSSPRGGEGERDFTFMDEDDDDEIRV, from the coding sequence ATGCCCATTCTTAAGCAACTGGTCAGCAACTCCAATCAGTCAAAGCGGAGGTCTCGGGCTGACCTGACCGCTGAGATGATCAGTGCTCCGCTGGGGGACTTCCGTCACACCATGCACGTTGGCCGAGGGGGCGATGCCTTTGGGGACACCTCATTTCTCAGCACCCGTTCAGGAGAACCTCCCAGGGAGCCAGACAAAAAGCAAGGCTCACCAAGTTCCAAGCCCGGGCTTCTGTCCCGTACCTTCAGAAACAGCAAGCGATCTCAGTCTGTAAATCGGGCGGATAAGTGTGAGTACAATGCAATGGCACCTTCTGCAGGCTCCTCCCAGTTTGTGAAGACCGCCATATCCCTGCCGTACCTGAACGACGAGGGTACTAACAGAGGTATCCAACTGCCAAAGAGCGTTTCCTCAAGCCCAATGAAGAAGGTGAATGAGATCGAAAGCAAGCCGTTAAATGGAGCAGCAGCTATGGCAGCCCTTGATCCAGAGCTTGAGGAACGGGATTTTGGCGAACCTACAGATTTGCCTCCATCCATGCCTAAGGGAGGTGGGATGAAACACGCAGAGTCAATAATGTCCTTCCACATTGACCTAGGCCCTTCGATGCTCGGGGACATCTTGAGCGTGATGGAAAAGAAAGGTTGGGAGGAGGATGACCTTGGCTACGAGGAAGGCAAGGGAAGCGAGGGCCATGCTTCGCCGTCCCTCATTCCCCACATAGATGATGACGATGCAGAGGAGCGAGCCCCTGCAAGGCCTCCTCGCAGCATGTACCAGCAAAAAGCCATGGTGGATCCCTACACCCCTGAGCTACAAACCAAGAACAACCACCACAATATGGATAGCTGCTCTGTGTCCAGCTCTGGTTCTGAGGAGAAACCTATCTACCGCCTCCATGACGGTGACACGGACAGTGCAAAGTACAGTTCCCCACGCGggggagaaggagagagagactTCACCTTCATGGacgaggatgatgatgatgagattAGAGTTTAG